The nucleotide sequence TTGACTCAGGGGATCTACGGCCGGGAATCCGGATCAGACGATGCATTGACGGCGTCGGTGCACTACGCGGAAGATTGGGTCCGTCAGCATACCGCGGTGTCGTCCGCTTCCATGTCGAAGCGTGCCCGGGCGACTCCATTCGATGGAGGGCGCTGACATGTTGTCATGGATGTATCCGTGGGTGTTCTTGCTGTGGCCGCTTCCGTGGCTGGTTCGCCGGCTGTTTCCTCCGGTGAAGACGGTGGTAACCACAGTGAATGTTCCGTTCGGCCGGCGGTTGCAGGAAGCCAACGCTTCGACATCCGCTGGTTCGGTGGACACATGGGGGTGGCCGCGTTGGTTGGTGGCGGTTTCGGTTTGGACGCTGGTGCTGGCGGCCACGGCACGTCCGCAATGGATTTTACCGCCGATCGAAAAAGATCTTCCGGTGCGTGATCTCTTGCTGTTGGTCGATTTGTCGGGATCGATGCAGCAGGAAGACTTTGTCAATGCGACCGGCAAGAAGGTCGATCGTTTGACAGCGGTCAAAGAAGTCTTGGGCGACTTCTTGATGCGACGCAAAGGTGACCGTGTTGGGTTAGTGGTCTTTGGTGACGCAGCTTATCTGCAGGCACCGTTCAGCATCGACTTGGAACTATCGCGACAGTTGCTTGACGAGTGCCAAGTCGGGATGGCGGGGCCACGCACGGCGCTGGGTGATGCGATCGGGTTGGGCGTTCATTTGTTTGATGATAGCGATGCAGCGGCAAAGACCATGATCGCTTTGACCGACGGGAACGATACGAAAAGCCGGGTGCCGCCGGTCGAAGCGGCGCGAGTGGCGAAGCAGCGCGACATCAAAATCTACACCGTTGCGATCGGCGATCCGACGACGGTGGGTGAAGACAAGCTGGACGAGCAGGCACTGCGTGACGTCGCATCGGCAACCGGTGG is from Crateriforma conspicua and encodes:
- a CDS encoding VWA domain-containing protein; translated protein: MLSWMYPWVFLLWPLPWLVRRLFPPVKTVVTTVNVPFGRRLQEANASTSAGSVDTWGWPRWLVAVSVWTLVLAATARPQWILPPIEKDLPVRDLLLLVDLSGSMQQEDFVNATGKKVDRLTAVKEVLGDFLMRRKGDRVGLVVFGDAAYLQAPFSIDLELSRQLLDECQVGMAGPRTALGDAIGLGVHLFDDSDAAAKTMIALTDGNDTKSRVPPVEAARVAKQRDIKIYTVAIGDPTTVGEDKLDEQALRDVASATGGDYFFAADRTNLESIYEKLDQIEVRKVRTVSHKPRVDVYFAAVAVALLILLIDRLVRAMAAARQTTLQQDAPTIRVDAMTGKLEVSQ